From Thermanaerothrix sp., a single genomic window includes:
- a CDS encoding L-serine ammonia-lyase, iron-sulfur-dependent, subunit alpha — translation MTISLKEFLRREVRPALGCTEPGAVALSVARACEELSDREHVAAVRVTVSSSIYKNGMAVGIPGANGAKGNPLAAALGALVGKSSYGLEALKDTTEADVERARAWVEDERVSVVCDPGRAGVYVLSAVFTPSHKAVCLVMGSHDRIAKVMLDGRVVYEEDESASAGSGALGGDHDLPEFYPDVFAMLDQMDLEDQEFLFRGVEMNMAVAEVGLSGDGRSLGMGRCIMEASQGDLGLRIRATATAAADSRMWGVQMPVMSSAGSGNHGITAILPVAMLGKELGCSREQTARALALSHLSTSFVKRRLGRLSPVCGCSVAAGAGAAAGMCLLLGGDVQRVQSAMEMVLANLAGMLCDGAKESCALKVGTGSHEAYLAARMAASGLSLCKPQGVLSSAFEASVENVARVNQEGMRDVDKVIIGILDRSFAGLGGGV, via the coding sequence TTGACCATATCTCTTAAGGAGTTCCTACGCAGGGAGGTGCGTCCGGCCCTTGGGTGTACGGAGCCTGGGGCGGTGGCTTTGAGCGTTGCCAGGGCCTGTGAGGAGCTGAGCGATCGGGAGCACGTGGCGGCGGTCCGGGTGACGGTGAGTTCCAGCATCTACAAGAACGGCATGGCGGTGGGCATACCCGGGGCCAACGGCGCCAAGGGCAACCCTTTGGCTGCCGCTTTGGGGGCCTTGGTGGGCAAGTCCTCCTATGGCCTTGAGGCGCTCAAGGACACCACCGAGGCTGACGTGGAGCGTGCCAGGGCGTGGGTTGAGGATGAAAGGGTGAGCGTGGTATGCGATCCCGGCCGAGCTGGGGTATACGTGCTCTCCGCGGTGTTCACCCCAAGCCACAAGGCGGTCTGTCTCGTCATGGGCAGCCACGACAGGATAGCCAAGGTCATGTTGGACGGCCGGGTGGTATATGAAGAGGATGAAAGCGCCAGCGCCGGTTCCGGGGCCTTAGGCGGGGACCATGACTTGCCGGAATTCTACCCCGACGTTTTTGCCATGTTGGATCAGATGGACCTTGAGGATCAGGAGTTTCTGTTCCGGGGCGTGGAGATGAACATGGCGGTGGCGGAGGTAGGTCTTTCGGGGGACGGCCGTTCCTTGGGGATGGGAAGGTGCATCATGGAGGCGTCTCAGGGGGACCTGGGGCTTAGGATAAGGGCCACCGCCACCGCCGCGGCGGACAGCCGCATGTGGGGCGTTCAGATGCCGGTGATGAGCAGCGCGGGCAGCGGGAACCACGGGATAACCGCCATACTTCCGGTGGCCATGTTGGGGAAGGAGCTGGGTTGTTCCAGGGAGCAGACGGCCAGGGCCTTGGCGTTGAGCCACCTGTCCACCAGCTTTGTGAAGCGGCGCCTTGGCCGGCTTTCGCCCGTTTGCGGCTGTTCCGTGGCCGCGGGAGCCGGCGCTGCGGCGGGGATGTGTCTTTTGTTGGGCGGTGATGTTCAAAGGGTTCAGTCCGCCATGGAGATGGTGCTGGCGAACCTGGCGGGCATGCTGTGCGACGGCGCCAAGGAGAGCTGCGCCCTCAAGGTGGGCACCGGCTCCCACGAGGCGTACTTAGCCGCGAGGATGGCTGCCTCCGGATTGTCTCTTTGCAAGCCCCAGGGGGTGCTTTCCAGCGCCTTCGAGGCCTCGGTGGAGAACGTGGCAAGGGTGAACCAGGAGGGCATGAGGGACGTTGACAAGGTCATCATAGGCATACTGGATCGGTCCTTCGCCGGCCTTGGCGGGGGGGTTTAG
- a CDS encoding amidohydrolase, whose translation MQREMNPMERGSTIGIINGVVYPLAPPGRATALFARDGVLEFVGGDEEVIARCDHRTTLLDLKGAFVFPAFGDTHLHLMEYGRSLMSLDLRGASSISQIVGMGRKEVESDPSNGWHVGWGWDQESLEERRFPTRRDLDLISGHRPIFYERACGHVGVLNTAGLRELGLMDAPGIAGPFVETDPDGVPNGVVSEEALMWVRSKLPVPSEEDLRRWLKKACEALLAKGVTWVQSDDLSAFGSLKRMAEFYLEEDKEGRLPLRVDLIFRIGSRSDVEELEEALRLFRAVKPRYCGIGPVKLVLDGTIGARTAALKEPYWDAPSEKGFLAFTQEELEFLMRAVEPLGCQVACHAIGDRALDQAVMAFESLRVGNSSGLPPRVLHCQVGDPDLYGRMAQLGVTADIQPLFLANDWKIILDRLGPDRARNSYAWKAMVDRGVALSGESDAPYGMSDPLEGIRIAVTRKDLHGEPEHGWMPHQRLDISEAFWLYTGGAAKVCGRWRSRGSLEVGKSADFIALLEDPFRVDSDRIGGIEVGLTVCGGKIRYLR comes from the coding sequence ATGCAGAGGGAGATGAATCCCATGGAGCGAGGATCTACCATAGGGATAATTAACGGCGTGGTTTATCCCCTTGCGCCTCCCGGAAGGGCCACGGCCCTTTTCGCCAGGGACGGGGTGCTGGAGTTCGTGGGAGGCGATGAGGAGGTTATCGCCCGGTGTGATCACAGGACCACCCTCCTTGACCTTAAGGGGGCCTTCGTCTTTCCCGCCTTTGGGGACACCCACCTTCATCTTATGGAGTACGGAAGGTCCCTGATGTCCTTGGACCTTCGGGGGGCCTCTTCCATATCTCAAATTGTTGGGATGGGGCGCAAGGAAGTGGAGTCGGATCCTTCCAACGGTTGGCACGTTGGTTGGGGATGGGACCAGGAATCCTTGGAGGAGCGGCGATTCCCCACCCGTCGGGACCTGGACCTCATAAGCGGCCATAGGCCCATATTCTACGAAAGGGCCTGCGGGCACGTGGGGGTCCTTAATACCGCGGGATTGAGGGAGCTTGGGCTCATGGACGCTCCCGGCATTGCGGGCCCCTTTGTGGAGACCGACCCTGACGGGGTCCCCAACGGGGTTGTGAGTGAGGAGGCCCTTATGTGGGTGCGGTCCAAACTGCCGGTGCCCTCCGAGGAGGACCTAAGGCGCTGGCTGAAAAAGGCCTGCGAGGCGCTGCTTGCCAAGGGAGTTACGTGGGTTCAGAGCGATGACCTGTCCGCCTTTGGAAGCCTCAAGCGGATGGCGGAGTTCTACCTGGAGGAGGACAAGGAAGGGCGCCTTCCCTTGAGGGTTGACCTCATATTCAGGATAGGCTCAAGGTCCGACGTTGAGGAGTTGGAGGAGGCCCTAAGGCTCTTCAGGGCGGTTAAACCCAGGTACTGCGGGATAGGGCCGGTTAAGCTGGTGCTGGACGGTACCATAGGGGCTAGGACCGCGGCCCTTAAGGAGCCCTATTGGGATGCCCCTTCGGAGAAGGGGTTCCTGGCGTTCACCCAGGAGGAGTTGGAGTTCCTGATGAGGGCTGTGGAGCCCTTGGGCTGTCAGGTGGCCTGCCATGCCATCGGCGACAGGGCCCTTGACCAGGCGGTGATGGCCTTTGAGTCCCTTAGGGTGGGGAACTCCTCTGGCCTGCCGCCCAGGGTTCTTCACTGCCAGGTGGGGGATCCCGATCTCTATGGCCGAATGGCGCAGCTGGGGGTTACGGCGGACATACAGCCCTTGTTCTTGGCCAACGATTGGAAGATAATACTGGACCGTTTGGGGCCCGACAGGGCCAGGAACAGCTATGCGTGGAAGGCCATGGTGGACCGTGGAGTGGCTCTTTCCGGGGAGTCAGATGCTCCCTATGGCATGTCGGACCCCTTGGAGGGCATAAGGATAGCGGTGACCCGCAAGGACCTGCACGGGGAGCCGGAGCACGGGTGGATGCCCCATCAGAGGCTGGACATATCCGAGGCCTTCTGGCTTTACACCGGAGGTGCCGCCAAGGTTTGCGGCCGATGGAGGAGCCGTGGTTCTTTGGAGGTTGGGAAGTCGGCGGACTTCATAGCCCTGTTGGAGGACCCCTTCAGGGTTGATTCGGATCGGATAGGCGGCATAGAGGTGGGGCTTACCGTGTGCGGCGGTAAGATCCGTTACCTTCGTTGA
- a CDS encoding leucyl aminopeptidase codes for MKFFSLNGRSFPENVKGLMVLLKEGEDIQSLDIRAEAEFVSLLASAEGFNGKPKDMALSISPSGVWVALAGIGDGSSRNVMAASAEAMRSLALKGCSRVVVASSDLPDGGLSVAEGAVLGTYRFTPYKAKDKDDRFVVPQEVYVMGGQESSMEEGAVLGESQNYTRDLANEPGNVVTPHELALRARELGERFGCQVTILDEVAMREKGMNAILAVGMGSSNPPRFIHIVRKAQSPKAKVALIGKGLTFDSGGLNIKPGDSMKTMKGDKSGACAVLGALLGACRLDLPVDIHVVIAAAENMPDGGAYRPDDIIKTYSGKTVEILNTDAEGRMTLVDAIAYACEQDVDYVVDVATLTGACAVALGENTAGLFSPDDRLAEELARAFNASGERVWRLPLDDDTLRDSIKSQVADLAQCGSRYGGAITAALLIGEFVSEGKRWAHLDIAGVDVVNENRGHLVKGASGFGARSLIRWMKGLLP; via the coding sequence GTGAAGTTCTTTAGCCTTAACGGGCGTTCATTCCCGGAGAACGTAAAGGGTCTTATGGTGCTGCTGAAAGAGGGGGAGGACATCCAATCCCTTGACATACGGGCGGAGGCGGAGTTTGTGTCGCTGCTCGCCTCTGCGGAGGGCTTTAATGGAAAGCCGAAGGACATGGCCCTTAGTATTTCTCCCTCCGGGGTATGGGTGGCCTTGGCGGGCATAGGGGACGGCTCGTCCCGGAACGTCATGGCCGCTTCCGCCGAGGCCATGAGGTCCCTGGCCTTAAAGGGTTGTTCCAGGGTTGTGGTGGCCTCTTCGGACCTTCCCGACGGCGGGCTTTCCGTGGCGGAGGGGGCGGTGCTGGGCACCTACCGGTTCACCCCATACAAGGCGAAGGACAAGGATGACCGCTTTGTGGTTCCCCAAGAGGTCTACGTCATGGGAGGGCAGGAGTCGTCCATGGAGGAAGGAGCGGTGCTTGGGGAGTCCCAGAACTACACCAGGGATCTGGCTAACGAGCCGGGCAACGTGGTTACCCCCCATGAGCTTGCCTTGAGGGCAAGGGAGTTGGGGGAGCGCTTCGGCTGCCAGGTTACGATACTTGACGAGGTTGCCATGAGGGAGAAGGGGATGAACGCCATCCTTGCGGTGGGCATGGGGTCTTCGAATCCCCCGCGGTTCATCCACATAGTCCGCAAGGCCCAATCTCCGAAGGCCAAGGTGGCGCTTATAGGCAAGGGGCTCACCTTCGACAGCGGCGGCCTTAACATAAAGCCCGGCGACTCCATGAAGACCATGAAGGGGGATAAGTCCGGGGCCTGCGCGGTGTTGGGAGCCCTTCTTGGGGCCTGTCGGCTGGACCTGCCTGTGGATATCCACGTGGTCATAGCCGCTGCTGAGAACATGCCGGACGGCGGGGCTTACAGGCCGGACGACATAATAAAGACCTATTCGGGCAAGACTGTGGAGATACTGAACACCGACGCGGAGGGCCGCATGACGCTGGTGGACGCCATAGCCTACGCCTGTGAGCAGGACGTGGACTACGTGGTCGACGTGGCAACCCTTACGGGGGCCTGCGCCGTGGCGCTGGGGGAGAACACGGCGGGGCTCTTCAGCCCCGATGACCGATTGGCGGAGGAGCTTGCCAGGGCCTTCAACGCTTCGGGGGAGAGGGTATGGAGGCTTCCCCTTGACGATGACACCTTGAGGGACAGCATAAAATCCCAGGTGGCGGATCTGGCCCAGTGCGGCAGCCGGTACGGCGGCGCCATAACCGCCGCTCTGTTGATTGGGGAGTTCGTGTCGGAGGGGAAGCGGTGGGCCCACCTGGACATAGCGGGTGTGGACGTGGTCAACGAGAACAGGGGGCACCTGGTGAAGGGGGCCAGCGGCTTCGGGGCCCGGTCTCTCATAAGGTGGATGAAGGGTCTTTTGCCCTAA